The window TAAAATCACTCTATCGTGTTTTATATCACTTCAAAACTCCCATAAAATCATGCAAAACTAGTTactgtttaattttaattttcatatcattaaaattgattttgatggattaaaaacatatttaaacgtaatttaaaaaaaaaaaaaaaaaaagctgaTTTTTTTAACCATTTGGAAGTTACTTCAAAACAGACCCTAAGTTTAACATTATCTTGCCTTTGTGCTATATATTTTGTGCTTTTTATAAAAGTTGAAACTGATGAGTAACAACCCACCAAGCTTGGTGGCATGGCATGTTTGTGTTTTCTTTAATGCACTTATCCTGGTGCATCCAAAGTATAACCCAATAGAATGCTGTCATGtgttattttctaaaaataactTTTGTCTATTTACTTCTTTTGTGGGGTAAAGAACTGGGAAGCACAAAAAATAATGCATCTTACTATTTCTTCGTAGCTACCATTTTCAATTAATGGTTGACTATTTTCTTCTACAAAGAAATTATTAAACTAAAAGATTGAATATAATGAATTATATTCATTTGAAAATGTAGGAAATCCTGACCATGAAAACCGGAGCTGTACAAAATTCACCTCCCGATAAGTCTCAACCTGAACCAGGCCCATGGTCTCCGGTATGTTCTCTCTCACCCTACTTCCTTTCTTTCAATTATCAAGTTTTTTAGTCCATAAAACTTTTAAGCTTGTTTTAAACATGTTTCATTGGTTTTTGGACTTTACGTCGGCAGTTCCATAAATTTTTCAATATGATCCATCGATCATAAACTTTAAACTTCAAAAGTTTATTGAACCTAAAGTGAAAAACTTAAAAGATCTATTAGACATAATTTATAAGATTAATAGATCAAATAAATTCGAACTTAAGACTAAGGATTAAACCTAGTTTAACCAATTAAGATCTACTGACATTACTTTCTacatattttactatttttctctTGTCGAGAATGAACTTTAACGAAAGAAATTATTTGCTTGTTCTGTTTCCGGATGCTTTGTGTATTAAAGGAATAACTTGGCTAATAATGTTTACGGGGggaaattatgtaatttttatttatttggaaaaagaaactGTTTTTTTAAGTACAAATTTTGGGCAACAGGGAAATTATGAACACACCTATCAGGCTCTCGTAATTTCATACACCAAGTGATTTCAATTGCTTTTAAAATAAGTTATTCATTAAaacagttttttcttttcatatttaaatgtaatattcataaaaaaaacagttttttttttcttcatatttttaaatattgacGGATTTCACGTTGATTTTCTCTCTTTTGACTCTTTTTTCTCTTGTTTCTCTATGTTACTGTATATTTCAGTTTGTGTACTGTTGTTTATTCTAATTGCTATATTAGCAACCGATGCTATgtatgtttgtttgtttgtttgtttttctttttttttttagtttttgtgtAATATTAATTATCTGTTAATTGATGAAATTGAACAGGTGAAACGGAAAAATAATCAAGGGATCGGACCGTTCGATTGTACAAAATGTACCAAAGCGGGCCTAACTCCGTGAGTCTCTGTTAGCTAAGAATGCCTTCCTTCCTATTTTTCCCACTAACGGTCTGACTGACTACTCCTTTTGTTCGAATACCGAGACGCACCTTGTGGAGGTAAAAACAAAAGTTATCCTGTTCAGTTCCTCCTCCCTATGTTGTTGAACCCCCAATGACAAACATTAACCAAGAAATATTCTTTCTTTAGAATTCATTCACAATCGAATAACTTTTAGTTTAACCGCTACGCATCGGACAATATTTTTTTCTAGAGATTAAAAATTACAAAGGTTGAAATACTATTTTGGCATTCATAGaagtttgttcaattttaataactaaattttaaattgtttaactttagtttttatattttcacttaaatttaattttttatcataactgatcaataataataataaactttcataaaaatattttacttttGATTAATAATTATCATGCAAGCTAATTTAATACCTTctcattaatttaaaataatatcatgcaaaatattttattttttcattaaactttaagggtgtgtttggagTGAAGttttaagggaaaaaaaaattaaggtttGGTCCAAGGATTATGATTAATAGAGATTAAGGTTATCCTAATTCCTAAATAAACCTATTTATCctttcttttactttcttacGACCCTACATTATCCTATCCAACTAACCTAatccaaattctattattattttttaaattactacaatcatagcCTTTCTcccaaaaatatattattataacactactatcataatattatctttttatattcttttcttCGAACACACATTGCCATAACACTATCAATAATAACTTTTCCtccaaacaaatatattattataactttTCCCTTTCCTTCCCCAACGCACCCTAAAATTGTCAATTTTGCTAACTGGCGCATAAGTTATATTTAGGTATTAGTACAAGTTTGATACCGATAAATGTTTAAGATATGACACACAAGTTACTACTAATCAATactaaagttttaaaaaatatcacacaagttttaaaacaaaattaaattttaaaaacatagcttactttttaaaatattgatcaTAAAAAGTAGTACAATTGAAAGTAAAAAATCTCAAACGATAGAAAAGAGAGAGTTGCACACTTCATGTTGTAACTTTAcgattaagtttattttttacaagtattatgttattttaattaatttaacaaaaatgGGTGATATACATTCATTATATACGGCATACAAAGGGTGGTAATATGTTTTATACATACATCATAAAAATACTCTCAAAAAGTTTATCTACACAGCACAAaccatttaaatttaaaataaataattctttttatttaaaagaagaaaaaacagtaacttggtcagaacttcatcctttaaagaaaaagaaacagaaaaatTGGTCGGTGCATCTATCTAAAATACACATATATGGGATTAAGTTTCCAAGTTCCTTtccaaaaaatttaaataatgcTATTTTCTTGGAACATATATCCAAAGTGTAAgccaataaaataaaatgctgTCATGAGACATCATCTTTATTTAAGAAACAATTCCTTTTTCGGTCGGCTACCTTTTTGTATAGTAGCAAAGAGATGATGAGCACAAAAGATAGATGCATCATAAGATTCAAACTAACCCCATTGCTGGAAATGAAAAGGAGAGAAAAGCTAGAGGTAAAGTAGTAAGTAATATATAGCATTCACATACTGCCGAAAGAGCAAGACCAAGAAAGCCACACGCACACACATTCTTTATAGCGCAATAACAAAGCAACTCTCCAGCGGCCGCCTACGATTTCAGAGAAATTAAAAGCACACTATTGAGATAGCCATCTGCGTTCGAAACTTCTGGAAAAATTTAAGCATCCGCAAATCTGcaataaatacaaaaatacaCCAAATTTTCATTCAACATGGCACCAATAATGAGTTTGATTCGTCtgttaaaaagaagaaaaaattgtttagaacTCTACCCCAGCTCTGAGAGCTTCAAATGTGCTTCCGCATAATCAGCAAAAAATGCATCCTCATCCTACAAAAGGGGGAAAAATTACCATTATTAGTACAAACTATAATGCATCTAACTATCATAACTTTAAATTCATGTTGAAGTAGTattcatttaattaaatttaggtTAAAGACACTTTAGGTCCTTGGTAACTTGCATAAAAGCAACAATTTCTGaatttatgtatatttgatCTCCTATATTTTCCATTCTGTTCTTTACTCTGAAAACTATAATAGGATTTCGTGAGTACTTTCTTATTCTCTTATTCACGTAGATTATAAGTCTTAAATTCTATGTACTGACTGttaaactttaaaatataattaatggACTTTTATCCACCATAATTCAACGAATAAATTGTCAAGGAGACAAAAGTATTTTTCATCCTAAATATAACATACCCATGAGCTTAGGGTTAGGGTTGATTATTGATAAATactaaaaccctaaaccctaaatcctAAACATATCCAACCTAAGCTTTTGTATTGGTGTTTGGTGATGACCTGACGAAAACTCACTATATTAAGTTAGATGGGATCTTTAGGATTATATTTCCTGGGATTCGAGTTTGGATGTTAAGTTTATTCATGAAAAGGTTAAAATTCCAGATGTAAAAATGAAGAAGGGTTTAGGGTCTGTTGTGTGTGTATGTAATATATTCCTCAATTTGGGGTAAAGAAATTTGATATTTCGATAACTTCGCTGGCAAGAAACAAAACAAGAGTGAGGAACTCATACCGCAGCATATTTCTCAACAATGGGACGGAAGACAGGATCAGTCAGAAGCGCCTTATCAGATGGCAACTTAAGAAGCTCTGGCTTGTCATCCGATAAgatttctctaaaaaaaaattaaaaatattacctcaaacacacacacacacatatatatatattcacagaATAATGGAATCTCTAATTTACGGAGATTGATGTCTATTACGAAGCAAAAAACTCACTTGAAGTAAGAGTTGTCGAAGACAAGATGATTTTTTGTCCACTGACCTTCAAATCCAGATCGATCTTTATGGGCTTTTCCCTAagcataaaataaaaattgaaaagaaagatCGGTCAAAACCCATATGGGAAAGGTCAATTAACAAAAATTAAGGTGAATAATTGAAAGATGCAAGAGGAAAGATTCGCAAAAATGAAACAAACCAGAGTATGAGCACCAGAAAGAGCAACGATGTCCTGGTCACTGAGACCCATCGTGTAGAAAACATCCCTTAAATGGTCACATCCTACATAGATCAaccaaaaattaaaactaaccCGCAGGAGATTGAATGTCAAACGTCCTAGAAACGAAGATCATCGGTATTGGTAGTTTGAGCATAAATATGGTCAAGTGTAATTTATTTCCAGCACTCTAGAAGTCTCTTATCTCACaattaaaaaagttaaataCATGATCAGTCAATTGATGGACTATGAACCCGTTTTGATTCAActaaaaaagatttaaaatgtttttcaagaaatttatttttgttttaactcatttatgtttaaatggTTTAAAATACATCTGAATGGTTTCTAAATACACTtaactttttcaaaaacaaagTATGCAATCCAAATCACACCATGGGTTATTTTACAAAAACCTCACCTGAGTACATGGTTGTAACATAAATTCATTATTACCGTAAGAGAAGTTGTCTTAAATTATTTCTATGATGTGTACTCACCCTTAGCGGCATTGGGAAGACGGCCTTCAGGAGGTGGCTCAGGCTTGTCCTGATGTCAGAAAACGCCATTGATAAACAGTCAGCATTGTTATatgaaaattacaaaataaagatGCTACTTGAATAAATTCTTCACGACAAAACCAAATAACACAAGCAAGTCATATATAGAACTAATGATTAAACTATCCTGATAGTTATAAATTcacataaaataattttttttaaaaaaaaaaaaacatttctattaggttaaattctaaaaaaaatgtccaTTCACACATTGCGtaaaaaaatttcctttttaagtactttcaaaataatttttaaacttCTTAAAACTTTAATAGTATTTTTTGGAGCTTTTTGTCCAAACTAAATTGAGGGcagttttataatttaattagtcACTTTTCTTCGGAAGAATAATCGCCAATATAAAAATAGTGGGAGCTCTCAGCGATATCCGCTCAGATAATCTCTCAAACAGAAAATCGATAGGTGATATGCTTATGCAAGTGACAGGTATCAAAAACGTATGAGCAAATAATCAGAAAAGAGTTTCAAACGCAAATTCACGATCGAAACAATGTTAACGAATCGAGAATCTATAGGTATGCAATGAACTGTCCATACGGACGTCAAAGAGTAGCAAACAGCGTAAAACGGAGGgcaaaaagaaattacaaaacaaATGTAGAGAGGAGCGACTTCGTCTAAACTACCTCTCTGCCAGGATGGAACGGAATCTCAGGTCCACCAGTAACTTCAACGGCAACAACTCCGACGAGCTATCgtacaacaaaaataaaaatcagaATAACAAACAAACATTACATAATTCATTTTCTTAATCCGTCGATTTTAAATTTTCGCAATAGTCATTTACGAAATGCGCGAAAACAATGATCGGAATCATAGTGCCGTACCTGATAGAAGTCAGCGTAAGAAAGGATCGGCACCTGTTCTTTAATCGGTTCCAAAAGCTTAACGGCGATATCAAGGCCTCTGTTAGCCTCGTGAGCGAGCTCTGCTGGGTTCTTCATTGTGCCGAACGGACCACCCGATTTAGTCTTAACGTCAAACGTTCCGGCTGAGTGCCATCTGAAATTACACATCCATTATTCCATAGTAAATATCGTCGTTCATTCATATAATCAAATCAAAGATTCATAATCGGAACAGAGAAACCAACGCGAGACGAAGCATTAGAGGAGAGCAGTGCTTCTCAGCAACAAGAGCTCTCATCTTCCTCCTCGCCTTTGTGATAGCCGTCTGGTATTCTTGGCTGACAGTCGGATAGCTTTTCCCCATGGCTGAGATTCACtacaaaatgaacaaaaatcaATTCACATCACAGATCTGAAACACAGAAAACGATCGAAAATCGTCGTCAATGGCAACCTTGAAATTAGCGCGAAATGAAGCGAGAGAGAAATTGATTTTTAGAAAGATGGATAATGGAGAGGGTGAAAGAGAGAGCAGGAAGATTTAAGAGCAACGTGCGTAACTATGGAAGAATTAGAAGCTTCTAGTAGCTTAATTGTGGCAGTTGAATTTCCGTTTCTATCCTACGGCTATTGTTCAGCTTTTGAAAAAATGAAGGGCTGTGATTAAATTATAAATGTAATAGGGGAAGTAAATGGTAAATGACTAAAATGTCCTGCTTGTTGTGCGAGTTATGGGGAGTAAATCTACTCACTTCAGGCGCATGAAGAACAGTGTGGTACGGTTGCTActaatttctttatttatacATTCTAAAAACAGCCactacttctttttttttcctttttagtgGTAAAAGTATGTTGTAGAGTCTGTTGGAAAAAAGGTAATTAcatctccttttttttttttttttttataacaataGTTTTTACACATTTGGGTCTTACAATACCTTTTCTTGGTTGGATTAACAAATGTAATTTACGAATAACAATTATGTCAATCCATCAAAAAATATCTAAACTCAACAATGATGTAATAAAATGAGGTATAGAAATTGAAAAGTATGTTCAATCgtaatttgttttgtttcttatcttattgaactttttagtaaaaataataataatgtcatATTTGTTACAGTTATAAATTTTGTTGACTTCAATAACTTACAGTGGGAATATTGAGTATGAAATGCTTAAATTAGACgaatttcaaaaattaaaatccatTTCCACcctcaaaataaatatataagtttatatttgaaaaaaaaagtgtaaaaaCAAAATAAGGTTCTTTTCATCACAATAAcccttattattttttaatttattttattgtactCGTAAACAATGCCcgaaaaattataattttaactttaattttataaaatcataaaagtcatttcaatattttcatatttatatcatTTCTATATTCACATATCCTAACGAGTGAAAAATGAATAATGAATTGAGAAATATCATAATATATTATCTTgaattttataatagttttaataagaaaattaaatgaaaaacaattTTGAGCAAGATTCTCATGATTACATTGAAAAATATTCgtaatttaaacataaagagcaTAGACATATCTATGTGTCAACCACGAAATTGGTAGTTAAGTCGTTTTTTCAACTTTTGttgtatattaaaaataaacctataaatgaagaaatatatacaagcaagaataataataataataaaaaaaaaaacataatttgaTTTGCTTTTCATCTTCACCCCTGTCATATTATTATTGTGATTTGTGAACATAcgtgaaaaaaatatatatttatacccaaagatttgaaaataaataatttgaaagatTTAGAGGAATGAGAATGGCATAGAGGAATGAAGAATGTGAATGgatttggataaatttaaataacataattaattgaagagaaaatttcgaaaatttgagaaaagttataataatgagatgaaaagtaaaaaaaatgtaacttATAGCTTGACTATAAACATTAAAACTATGTGATGACAAAATTGTCACTAAAATAAGCAAAAAGAAAGTTAAGCAAAAAGAAAGTTATAATAAAATGGTACAACGAGACTAAAAAACTTCTCcacttatattttttttatatataaaagaagaaagatacaaattttcaatgagttttttcatatttaattaaagacttttgcaaaatatatatatatatatatacctaaaGGCTCTTAGCATGCCTTTTAAACACGTAGAGTCAAATGAGAGCAATCAActtctattttcttttggtATCCACCGTAATcattatgaatatatatatatataacggaactaaattttgtaataatatTAAAACGATTGTTACGGGCTAAACTTGCTTTCATGattctataaaataaatattaaagaaTAGTTTAAATATTTGCAAGAATATTAAAACGAGTCAATAAAAATTGAATTACAAAGGTATTTGATgaactttaaattttgtattttataatttatttaacttaaaaGAGATGTCAAAGTCTCTTGACTTGCAATTACACGTTTAATACGTcctaaatatatatagtttctttttaatggaataatttgttagatatttgattaaatttacttttaataaaatttaaactttaattttgGTATTTAATGGAactatcaaattttaaaaaattatcgaGTAACTAATCACTTGTTATATTAAACAGGAAATTAgaaattcaatattgaatgaaagTTGGAAAAAAAATCCCATAGTATACTTTGGTGTGcactttatttaattttttaagtatttaattttgaagataattcatttttaaaaagcttgatgtatttttcaatggtgtttgaaaaaaatgaaagttcGTGAAATAATATGTTTTAAGAAACACAATCCAACTTCTAGAAAATGCATGGTTTCTTTATCATTTTACTATGTTGGTCCTTTATAATTtgtatagtttttaaaattatcaaGACGTCTTTCGATTATCTTTTATCTCATTTTTATTATGTTGTTTATGGCAATCATTCTTTATTTATTGGTCATCTACTGTGGCAAAACTT is drawn from Cucumis melo cultivar AY chromosome 11, USDA_Cmelo_AY_1.0, whole genome shotgun sequence and contains these coding sequences:
- the LOC103501901 gene encoding L-ascorbate peroxidase, cytosolic-like; translated protein: MGKSYPTVSQEYQTAITKARRKMRALVAEKHCSPLMLRLAWHSAGTFDVKTKSGGPFGTMKNPAELAHEANRGLDIAVKLLEPIKEQVPILSYADFYQLVGVVAVEVTGGPEIPFHPGREDKPEPPPEGRLPNAAKGCDHLRDVFYTMGLSDQDIVALSGAHTLGKAHKDRSGFEGQWTKNHLVFDNSYFKEILSDDKPELLKLPSDKALLTDPVFRPIVEKYAADEDAFFADYAEAHLKLSELGFADA